In the Pseudochaenichthys georgianus chromosome 1, fPseGeo1.2, whole genome shotgun sequence genome, one interval contains:
- the LOC117453969 gene encoding intercellular adhesion molecule 1-like, protein MCASGRPITLLLCCLFISATSSPVSVYTPAPPLPLQISPPSPSARILPSPPSSPLSVSEVGCPLTLTPSSLVVRFGDPVTANCSLSRAGFTGVGWVVSLAAPEFTFGCFLVWRVERMTEWSMEPVCYAMSDQGGQCQRNLPLTVYKPPENVSISFVNHTGPMSEGQQFTLQCEVQKVAPVGNLRVTFYRGQTALGLTQSSINTDEKPVSEVFTLNITSTKEDDGVQFWCEAKLELGADGPQPPPVVGSEKLTAAVLFGPQLMCPTKLRVREGESLSCEARGNPSPSVTWVRDGEVVALPTNSSREHAGNYTVTAKSVLGQTRFTVEVEVLPGKGTTNSYNGHFLLAVLLIWTINWS, encoded by the exons ATGTGTGCGTCTGGACGGCCAATCACACTTCTGCTGTGTTGCTTGTTCATCTCAG CTACCTCCTCCCCCGTCTCCGTTTACACGCCTGCTCCACCTCTTCCGTTGCAGATCTCGCCTCCCTCTCCCTCAGCTAGGATCCTCCCGTCTCCACCCTCTTCTCCTCTCAGCGTCTCAGAGGTCGGCTGCCCGCTGACGCTGACCCCCTCCTCTCTGGTGGTCAG GTTTGGAGATCCAGTCACAGCCAACTGCTCTTTATCGAGGGCGGGGTTTACAGGTGTTGGTTGGGTCGTCTCACTG GCAGCTCCTGAGTTCACGTTTGGTTGTTTTCTGGTCTGGAGAGTGGAGAGGATGACTGAATGGAGCATGGAGCCTGTGTGTTATGCGATGTCTGACCAGGGAGGGCAGTGCCAACGAAACCTTCCTCTGACAGTCTACA AGCCTCCAGAGAATGTGTCCATCAGCTTCGTAAATCACACCGGGCCGATGTCTGAGGGTCAGCAGTTCACTCTGCAGTGTGAAGTACAGAAGGTTGCTCCTGTGGGAAACCTCAGAGTGACTTTCTACAGAGGACAGACGGCACTGGGTCTCACGCAGAGCAGCATCAACACAGATGAGAAACCAGTGAGCGAGGTCTTCACTTTGAACATCACCTCCACTAAAGAAGATGATGGCGTCCAGTTCTGGTGTGAAGCCAAGCTGGAGCTGGGAGCTGACGGACCACAGCCTCCTCCAGTGGTGGGGTCAGAGAAACTCACTGCTGCTGTCCTCT TCGGTCCACAGCTCATGTGTCCCACTAAGCTGCGGGTGAGGGAGGGGGAGAGCCTGAGCTGCGAGGCGAGAGGAAACCCCTCGCCATCCGTCACCTGGGTCAGAGACGGAGAGGTGGTCGCCCTGCCTACTAACTCCAGCAGAGAGCATGCTGGGAATTACACAGTTACGGCAAAGTCTGTTCTGGGACAGACGCGTTTCACAGTGGAAGTGGAGGTCCTCCCTGGCAAAG GAACTACCAACAGTTACAACGGGCATTTCCTGTTGGCCGTCTTGCTTATTTGGACGATCAACTGGTCGTAA